One stretch of Pigmentiphaga aceris DNA includes these proteins:
- the acpS gene encoding holo-ACP synthase, giving the protein MPAPVAIAGIGTDLLRIDRIEAALARRGERFAAKILGPEELAKFRARSARDPQRGVRFLATRFAAKEAFSKAIGLGMRMPMTWRRVQTLNAPGGRPVLVIAEPLHSWYIERFGAAHVSITDESDMAAAYVVVERRAPGV; this is encoded by the coding sequence ATGCCAGCGCCTGTCGCGATTGCCGGGATTGGCACTGACCTGCTGCGCATCGATCGCATCGAAGCCGCGTTGGCGCGTCGTGGTGAACGGTTCGCTGCCAAGATCCTCGGGCCTGAAGAACTTGCCAAGTTTCGTGCACGTTCTGCCCGTGATCCGCAGCGGGGGGTGCGCTTTTTGGCGACCCGCTTCGCCGCCAAGGAAGCGTTTTCCAAGGCTATCGGCCTGGGAATGCGCATGCCCATGACGTGGCGACGTGTGCAGACTTTGAACGCACCAGGCGGCCGTCCGGTGCTTGTCATCGCCGAACCGCTTCACAGCTGGTACATCGAAAGATTTGGGGCGGCGCATGTTTCCATCACTGATGAATCCGATATGGCAGCCGCCTATGTCGTGGTCGAGCGTCGCGCGCCGGGCGTCTGA
- the nagZ gene encoding beta-N-acetylhexosaminidase: MVDVAGIVLTDAERERLRHPLVGGVILFARNFTSRAALQTLTAEIHAARSEPLLIAVDHEGGRVQRFRRDGFTSLPAMRTLGEQWMHDPMGAMRRATEIGYVLASELRACGVDFSFAPVLDLDYGGSTVIGDRSFHADPRVVAMLARALAQGLALAGMGACGKHFPGHGFVHADSHLAIPVDERPLAEILEHDAAPYQWLGDAVLPAVMPAHVIYPKVDRHPAGFSRKWIKTILRGKLAYDGVVFSDDLSMEGASVAGDMLARAKAALAAGCDMVLVCNRPDLADDLLTRLMHTPDPASTARIRRLMPVTAAPDWATLQALPRFRAARRAARAEG; this comes from the coding sequence ATGGTCGATGTGGCCGGCATCGTGCTGACCGACGCAGAACGTGAACGCCTGCGCCATCCCCTGGTGGGCGGCGTGATTCTGTTCGCACGCAACTTCACCAGCCGCGCCGCACTGCAAACCCTGACCGCCGAGATTCACGCTGCCCGCAGCGAACCGCTGCTGATCGCGGTAGACCACGAAGGTGGCCGCGTGCAGCGTTTCCGCCGCGATGGATTTACGTCTTTGCCCGCCATGCGAACCCTGGGCGAGCAGTGGATGCACGACCCGATGGGGGCAATGCGTCGCGCAACCGAAATCGGCTACGTGCTGGCCTCAGAGTTGCGTGCCTGCGGTGTCGATTTCAGCTTCGCCCCGGTGCTGGATCTGGACTATGGTGGCAGCACCGTGATCGGCGATCGGTCCTTCCATGCCGATCCGCGCGTGGTTGCCATGTTGGCCCGTGCCTTGGCGCAAGGGCTGGCGCTGGCGGGCATGGGCGCATGCGGCAAGCATTTCCCCGGCCACGGTTTTGTCCATGCGGATTCACACTTGGCCATTCCGGTCGATGAGCGCCCGCTGGCAGAAATTCTCGAACACGACGCTGCGCCTTATCAATGGCTGGGCGACGCGGTCTTGCCCGCCGTCATGCCCGCACACGTGATCTACCCCAAGGTCGATCGCCACCCGGCTGGGTTCTCGCGCAAGTGGATCAAAACCATTTTGCGCGGCAAGCTGGCCTACGACGGCGTAGTGTTTTCTGATGACTTGTCGATGGAAGGTGCATCGGTTGCCGGTGACATGCTGGCGCGCGCCAAGGCTGCATTGGCGGCAGGTTGCGACATGGTGCTGGTCTGCAATCGTCCCGACTTGGCCGACGATCTGCTGACGCGATTGATGCACACGCCCGACCCCGCGTCGACGGCCCGCATCCGTCGCCTGATGCCCGTCACGGCTGCGCCTGACTGGGCCACGCTCCAGGCCCTGCCACGCTTCCGTGCCGCTCGCCGAGCCGCGCGCGCGGAAGGCTGA
- the lepB gene encoding signal peptidase I, which yields MSLNFALILFVLLVVTGIAWALDRWVLQPQRRARAIAAGERFDNVSAPSIRASSGDAEAARLRQEAVSQAARAPWWVEYSASFFPVILFVFTLRSFIVEPFRIPSGSMIPTLQVGDLILVNKFTYGIRLPILNNKVIPFNDPKRGDVVVFRYPVDPQIDYIKRVVGLPGDEVAYLNKRLTVNGKVVPTAAAGDYFDPDRVTYTQRFTETFDGVDHDILNDPGRSGEIGMVSSFPNMNACTYSREGVRCTVPAGNYFMMGDNRDNSLDSRYWGFMPEANIVGKAFFVWMNFSDLKRIGRFH from the coding sequence ATGAGTTTGAACTTTGCGTTGATCCTGTTCGTGCTGCTGGTGGTTACCGGCATTGCGTGGGCGCTGGACCGCTGGGTGCTGCAGCCGCAGCGTCGGGCGCGTGCCATTGCGGCGGGCGAACGTTTTGACAATGTCAGCGCACCGAGCATCCGTGCATCGAGCGGTGACGCCGAAGCAGCACGTCTGCGCCAGGAAGCGGTCAGTCAGGCCGCTCGCGCGCCGTGGTGGGTCGAATATTCGGCCAGCTTCTTCCCGGTGATCCTGTTCGTCTTCACCTTGCGTTCGTTCATCGTCGAACCCTTCCGCATTCCGTCGGGTTCGATGATTCCCACGCTGCAGGTTGGCGATCTGATCCTGGTGAACAAGTTCACCTACGGCATTCGCCTGCCCATCCTGAACAACAAGGTCATTCCGTTCAACGATCCCAAGCGTGGCGACGTGGTGGTGTTCCGGTATCCGGTCGACCCGCAAATCGACTACATCAAGCGTGTGGTCGGGCTGCCCGGCGACGAAGTGGCTTACCTGAACAAGCGCCTGACGGTGAACGGCAAGGTGGTACCGACTGCAGCAGCCGGGGATTATTTCGATCCCGACCGCGTGACCTATACGCAGCGTTTCACCGAGACCTTTGATGGTGTCGACCACGACATCCTCAACGATCCCGGCCGTTCCGGCGAGATCGGCATGGTCAGCTCCTTCCCCAATATGAATGCTTGCACGTACAGCAGGGAAGGGGTGCGCTGCACCGTGCCCGCAGGTAACTATTTCATGATGGGCGATAATCGGGACAACAGCCTCGATAGCCGTTATTGGGGCTTCATGCCCGAGGCGAACATCGTGGGCAAAGCATTCTTCGTATGGATGAATTTCAGCGACTTGAAGCGCATCGGACGATTCCATTGA
- the rnc gene encoding ribonuclease III, with protein sequence MSLNTLETKLDYQFKNAALLEQALTHRSHSAKHNERLEFLGDSVLNCSVATLLYERFSRIDEGDLSRLRANLVKQASLAEIAQRLDLSRYLRLGEGELKSGGFRRPSILADTVEAIFGAIFIDSNFETAGKVIARLYQPVMETVDPKTLGKDAKTLLQEYLQGRKLALPIYTVVATHGAAHSQEFEVECSIPKLEVQVVGTGGSRRAAEQEGAKRALEAALAINAVPPKRAPRARKTAQLSLPVAVVQAAGMAPADTSPDSSASGVSPVASPSKS encoded by the coding sequence TTGAGTTTGAATACGTTAGAAACCAAGCTGGACTACCAGTTTAAGAACGCTGCGTTGCTTGAACAGGCGCTTACGCACCGTAGTCACAGCGCCAAACACAACGAACGCCTGGAATTCCTGGGCGACAGCGTGTTGAATTGCTCAGTCGCCACCTTGTTGTACGAGCGCTTCAGCCGCATCGACGAAGGCGACCTGTCACGGCTGCGTGCCAATCTGGTCAAGCAGGCATCGCTGGCCGAAATCGCGCAGCGCCTGGACTTGTCGCGTTACCTGCGACTGGGCGAGGGCGAACTCAAGAGCGGCGGCTTCCGTCGCCCGTCCATCCTTGCCGATACGGTCGAAGCGATTTTCGGGGCGATTTTCATCGACTCGAATTTCGAGACGGCAGGCAAGGTGATTGCACGTCTGTACCAGCCAGTGATGGAAACCGTCGATCCCAAGACACTTGGTAAAGACGCGAAAACCTTGTTGCAGGAGTACCTGCAAGGGCGCAAGCTCGCATTGCCGATCTACACTGTGGTGGCTACCCACGGTGCGGCGCACAGCCAGGAATTCGAAGTCGAGTGCTCGATTCCGAAGCTTGAAGTGCAGGTGGTGGGCACGGGCGGAAGCCGCCGTGCCGCCGAGCAGGAAGGTGCCAAACGCGCGCTGGAAGCCGCACTTGCCATCAATGCAGTGCCGCCCAAGCGGGCACCGCGCGCCCGCAAGACTGCCCAACTGTCGCTGCCTGTTGCCGTGGTGCAAGCCGCCGGCATGGCACCTGCAGACACGTCCCCCGATTCATCCGCGTCAGGCGTATCGCCTGTCGCCAGTCCGTCAAAGTCATGA
- the era gene encoding GTPase Era: protein MSDQTAPRPFRCGYVAIIGRPNVGKSTLLNALVGAKISIVSRKAQTTRHRIQGVLTRDHEQFVFIDTPGFQTRHAGTMNRMMNRVVSQSLANVDVVVQVVEAGKWSEGDSNLLPMLPPAAKTILAVNKTDLLKDRDSLFPYVQKIVATHPFDAVIPVSAAKSRQLDHLLDEIANRLPEGEAMFEADTLTDRPARFIAAELVREKIFRLVGDELPYGATVVIEQWEESDGHARIAACVIVDRDSHRPILIGANGERMKRIATEARQDISKMLDKPVHLEVYVKVRRGWADRENALRDLGYE, encoded by the coding sequence ATGAGCGATCAAACCGCCCCCCGTCCGTTCCGCTGCGGCTACGTTGCCATCATCGGCCGTCCCAATGTCGGCAAGTCGACATTGTTGAACGCCTTGGTTGGCGCGAAAATCAGCATCGTGTCCCGCAAGGCACAAACCACGCGTCACCGCATCCAGGGTGTACTGACGCGTGATCACGAGCAGTTCGTGTTCATCGACACGCCTGGTTTCCAGACCCGCCACGCCGGCACCATGAACCGCATGATGAATCGTGTGGTCAGCCAGTCGCTGGCCAACGTCGATGTGGTCGTGCAGGTAGTCGAGGCCGGCAAGTGGTCAGAAGGTGATTCCAACCTGCTGCCCATGCTGCCGCCGGCCGCCAAGACCATTCTGGCCGTCAACAAGACCGATCTGCTGAAAGATCGCGATTCGCTGTTCCCTTACGTGCAGAAGATCGTCGCGACGCATCCCTTCGATGCAGTGATTCCCGTCAGCGCGGCCAAGTCGCGCCAGCTGGATCACCTGCTCGACGAGATCGCCAACCGTTTGCCGGAAGGCGAGGCCATGTTCGAGGCCGATACGCTGACCGATCGTCCGGCGCGCTTCATTGCCGCTGAACTGGTGCGCGAAAAGATCTTCCGCCTGGTCGGTGACGAGTTGCCCTACGGCGCAACCGTGGTCATCGAACAATGGGAAGAGTCCGATGGCCATGCCCGCATTGCGGCATGTGTGATCGTGGACCGCGACAGCCACCGCCCGATCCTGATCGGTGCCAACGGCGAGCGCATGAAGCGCATTGCTACTGAAGCGCGCCAGGACATCTCCAAGATGCTCGACAAGCCGGTGCACCTGGAAGTTTATGTGAAGGTGCGTCGCGGTTGGGCTGATCGCGAAAACGCGCTGCGCGATCTGGGTTATGAGTGA
- a CDS encoding pyridoxine 5'-phosphate synthase: MIDLGVNIDHVATLRQQRHTIYPDPIRAALLAEEAGADLITLHLREDRRHIQDADVFALRGQLRTRMNLECAVTEEMLAIACQVKPQDVCLVPERRAELTTEGGLDVAGHFDTVSSAVKRLQDAGIRVSLFIDADARQIEAAARAGAPVIELHTGAYAEAPAEEFDAQLARVRNGVADGLRAGLIVNAGHGLHLGNVEPIAALDGIKELNIGHAIVAEAVFVGWTQAVREMKTKMLQARLAAVRTQPGMAK, translated from the coding sequence ATGATCGATCTTGGCGTAAACATCGACCACGTGGCCACCTTGCGTCAGCAACGGCACACGATCTATCCCGACCCCATTCGCGCTGCCTTGCTTGCCGAGGAAGCCGGTGCCGATCTGATCACGCTGCATCTGCGTGAAGATCGCCGCCACATTCAAGACGCGGACGTATTTGCGTTGCGCGGCCAACTGCGCACCCGCATGAATCTTGAGTGCGCCGTTACCGAAGAAATGCTGGCGATTGCCTGCCAGGTGAAGCCGCAGGACGTGTGTCTGGTTCCCGAACGACGTGCGGAATTGACCACTGAAGGTGGCCTGGATGTCGCGGGCCATTTCGACACCGTGTCCAGCGCGGTCAAGCGCTTGCAGGACGCGGGCATTCGGGTGTCTTTGTTCATTGATGCAGACGCGCGCCAGATCGAGGCGGCAGCGCGTGCAGGTGCACCTGTCATCGAATTGCACACCGGTGCGTATGCGGAAGCGCCGGCTGAAGAATTCGATGCGCAACTTGCACGTGTGCGCAATGGTGTCGCCGATGGCCTGCGTGCAGGCTTGATCGTGAACGCCGGCCACGGCCTGCACCTGGGTAACGTCGAGCCGATTGCGGCGCTTGATGGCATCAAGGAGTTGAACATCGGTCACGCCATCGTTGCCGAAGCGGTGTTTGTCGGCTGGACCCAGGCGGTTCGCGAGATGAAGACCAAGATGCTTCAGGCGCGGCTTGCTGCTGTGCGCACGCAGCCGGGCATGGCGAAATGA
- the recO gene encoding DNA repair protein RecO, with protein MSEVVGRRPAARSSRARPSQRVDDAPAFLLHSYAYRETSLIAEVFSRAHGRVAMVAKGAKRPHSALRSVLATFQPLRLSWSGGGEVKTLVRAEWGGAPQRLVGSAMMSAWYLNELLLRLMARDDAHEAIYDTYIETLARLSSGVGVSAALRSFEWALLREIGYGFDPSVTEKGDPIEADRWYRVQVQGGVEHADANDAGKAGVVPGTTLVALVADDFDDVPDEPALRRLLRERLDYHMNGRPLATRRVLHDLQDL; from the coding sequence ATGAGTGAAGTAGTGGGAAGGCGTCCGGCTGCTCGCAGCAGTCGGGCACGGCCGTCCCAACGCGTCGATGACGCACCTGCTTTTTTGCTGCACAGCTACGCGTATCGCGAAACCTCGCTGATTGCAGAAGTTTTTTCGCGTGCGCATGGCCGAGTGGCCATGGTGGCTAAAGGGGCCAAGCGGCCGCACTCGGCTTTGCGTTCGGTACTGGCCACGTTCCAGCCGCTGCGCCTGAGCTGGTCGGGCGGCGGCGAGGTCAAGACCCTGGTTCGGGCAGAGTGGGGCGGTGCCCCACAGCGCCTGGTCGGCTCGGCCATGATGTCGGCCTGGTATCTGAACGAGTTGCTGCTGCGCCTGATGGCCCGTGACGATGCGCACGAGGCTATCTACGACACATACATCGAAACCTTGGCGCGTCTGTCGTCCGGCGTTGGCGTGTCTGCTGCCTTGCGCAGTTTCGAGTGGGCCTTGCTGCGCGAGATAGGTTATGGCTTCGATCCGTCGGTGACCGAAAAAGGCGACCCCATCGAGGCGGACCGCTGGTATCGGGTTCAGGTGCAGGGTGGTGTCGAGCACGCCGATGCCAACGACGCCGGCAAGGCTGGCGTGGTGCCCGGAACCACGCTGGTGGCGCTGGTTGCCGACGACTTCGACGACGTACCCGACGAGCCAGCGCTGCGGCGCTTGCTGCGCGAACGTCTCGACTATCATATGAATGGCCGTCCGTTGGCGACGCGCCGTGTGCTTCACGATTTGCAGGACTTATGA